A single window of Triplophysa dalaica isolate WHDGS20190420 chromosome 14, ASM1584641v1, whole genome shotgun sequence DNA harbors:
- the c14h11orf58 gene encoding small acidic protein isoform X1, whose product MSSSDERYKGTKRPASPDESGSTQWSAADLGTNERKQKFLRLMGATKKEHTGRLVIGDHKSTSHARSGVEDREISEALEQQYQQGMDGKLSGRNRRHCGLGFSEPDPPAESQSTVASEEKASSENAPEQPSETHKDEKSLSSHTELETEEPEHDRQKDSKEDDKKKGFKMSFVKAK is encoded by the exons ATGAGCTCTTCAGACGAAAGGTATAAAGGGACTAAACGACCCGCATCTCCAGACGAA TCAGGATCCACACAATGGTCAGCAGCAGATTTGGGGACAAATGAAAGGAAGCAGAAGTTTTTGAGGCTGATGGGAGCTACAAAG AAAGAGCACACTGGACGCCTTGTTATTGGGGATCACAAATCAACATCCCATGCCCGGAGTG GGGTAGAAGATCGTGAAATAAGTGAAGCACTTGAGCAGCAGTATCAGCAGGGTATGGATGGGAAACTTTCGGGGAGGAACAGAAGACACTGTGGTTTGGGGTTTAGTGAG CCCGACCCACCAGCTGAGAGTCAGAGCACTGTTGCGTCCGAGGAGAAAGCCAGTTCAGAAAATGCCCCTGAGCAACCATCAGAAACACATAAGGACGAGAAAAGCCTTTCATCTCACACAGAGCTCGAAACAGAGGAACCGGAGCACGATCGGCAAAAAGACTCAAAGGAAGACGATaagaaaaagggttttaaaatgtcatttgtaaAAGCCAAATAA
- the c14h11orf58 gene encoding small acidic protein isoform X2, with the protein MAHLKLISIQSGSTQWSAADLGTNERKQKFLRLMGATKKEHTGRLVIGDHKSTSHARSGVEDREISEALEQQYQQGMDGKLSGRNRRHCGLGFSEPDPPAESQSTVASEEKASSENAPEQPSETHKDEKSLSSHTELETEEPEHDRQKDSKEDDKKKGFKMSFVKAK; encoded by the exons ATGGCTCATTTGAAACTGATTTCGATCCAGTCAGGATCCACACAATGGTCAGCAGCAGATTTGGGGACAAATGAAAGGAAGCAGAAGTTTTTGAGGCTGATGGGAGCTACAAAG AAAGAGCACACTGGACGCCTTGTTATTGGGGATCACAAATCAACATCCCATGCCCGGAGTG GGGTAGAAGATCGTGAAATAAGTGAAGCACTTGAGCAGCAGTATCAGCAGGGTATGGATGGGAAACTTTCGGGGAGGAACAGAAGACACTGTGGTTTGGGGTTTAGTGAG CCCGACCCACCAGCTGAGAGTCAGAGCACTGTTGCGTCCGAGGAGAAAGCCAGTTCAGAAAATGCCCCTGAGCAACCATCAGAAACACATAAGGACGAGAAAAGCCTTTCATCTCACACAGAGCTCGAAACAGAGGAACCGGAGCACGATCGGCAAAAAGACTCAAAGGAAGACGATaagaaaaagggttttaaaatgtcatttgtaaAAGCCAAATAA